One Phalacrocorax aristotelis chromosome Z, bGulAri2.1, whole genome shotgun sequence DNA window includes the following coding sequences:
- the LOC142050284 gene encoding uncharacterized protein LOC142050284 isoform X1, with the protein MTLQLLAPSFLLVFVSLLAAQGQEEPDPKVQAEPSETETCQRPWWDSRLRLAPDKENYKKDEEVMLSCPEGFQPSFTHIKCSSEVHSISHGKPVYREVWRRRDSSGRWIRIQSDVRCMEVLQVLPGTLEISSTTIKLNWTCRLPDTCQRMRATCRLAGPSSPPCEAEEVKGEEMLHGQEGTFTCPPLQPFTVYSVTISLPPSTVLFTWLVRTKETVPDKPEKLWLDPSTGSLRWQALPSCKGEIIGYQLNITTRSTRDGRFLEMERLRLSGSVTEHPLPEHSPGSSYVVAMQGLTAAGAGAASLWEFQTKSSDTPHPLNPSCRSVRDISPSQGTAVLPLHPIARPSQEAREHQLIVAATHNGTAVEGACLGDPQSFNASLQPDTYTAAVLNLTAPTDFVLGDGTRGQGYHNAALQPGSNYTALLRLVRRSQQFQGSLRAHGVGLWLVFLCCWCSSSFLQGSCGSCFPGEGSLSPAMPRRLIKKVKVARMEISHCSPCPGPQETFRAVKEWRRWGG; encoded by the exons ATGACCCTGCAGTTACTGGCTCCAAGCTTTCTCCTGGTGTTTGTAtctctgctggcagcacaggGCCAGGAAGAACCTGATCCCAAGGTCCAAGCAGAGCCTTCAGAAACAG AAACCTGCCAAAGGCCCTGGTGGGACTCAAGACTCCGGCTGGCACCAGACAAGGAGAATTACAAGAAGGATGAAGAAGTGATGCTGAGCTGCCCTGAGGGTTTCCAGCCATCCTTCACCCACATCAAATGTTCAAGCGAAGTCCATTCCATCAGCCATGGGAAACCTGTATACAGGGAAGTTTGGCGTAGAAGGGACAGCAGCGGCAGATGGATCCGCATTCAGTCCGACGTGAGGTGCATGG AGGTCCTCCAGGTCCTCCCTGGGACCCTGGAGATTTCCAGCACCACCATCAAACTGAACTGGACGTGCAGGCTCCCTGACACCTGCCAGCGCATGCGGGCCACGTGCCGTCTGGCAgggccttcctcccctccctgtgAGGCTGAGGAGGTGAAGGGAGAGGAGATGCTGCATGGCCAGGAGGGAACATTCACCTGCCCGCCTCTGCAGCCCTTCACTGTCTACAGTGTCACCATCTCCCTGCCACCCAGCACGGTCCTTTTCACATGGTTGGTCAGGACAAAGGAAACAG TGCCCGACAAaccagagaagctgtggctgGATCCCAGCACAGGGTCCCTCCGGTGGCAGGCGCTGCCCTCCTGCAAAGGGGAGATCATTGGATACCAG CTGAACATCACGACGAGGAGCACACGGGACGGCCGCTTCCTGGAGATGGAGCGGCTGCGGCTCAGCGGCTCCGTCACGGAGCACCCGCTGCCTGAGCACAGCCCCGGCAGCAGCTACGTGGTGGCGATGCAGGGACTCACGGCTGCCGGAGCTGGGGCTGCATCGCTGTGGGAGTTTCAGACCAAGAGTTCAG ACACCCCACACCCTCTCAACCCCAGCTGTCGCAGCGTCCGCGACATCTCCCCGTCTCAAGGGACAGCCGtgcttcccctccaccccatcGCCCGACCCTCCCAGGAGGCGAG GGAGCACCAGCTCATCGTGGCTGCGACGCACAACGGCACAGCGGTGGAAGGCGCCTGCCTGGGGGATCCGCAGTCCTTCAACGCCAGCCTGCAGCCCGACACCTACACGGCCGCCGTGCTCAACCTCACCGCCCCCACAGACTTTGTGCTGGGTGACGGGACCCGCGGGCAGGGTTACCACAATGCTGCCCTCCAGCCGGGCTCAAACTACACGGCCCTTCTCCGCCTCGTCCGCCGCTCACAGCAG TTTCAGGGCAGCCTCCGGGCCCATGGCGTGGGACTGTGGTTGGTGTTTTTGTGCTGTTGgtgctcctcctcctttctgcaggGATCCTGTGGTTCGTGCTTTCCAG gagAAGGAAGTCTTTCCCCAGCAATGCCAAGGAGGTTAATTAAAAAG GTAAAGGTGGCCAGGATGGAGATCAGTcactgcagcccctgcccaggaccacaGGAGACATTCAGAGCAGTGAAGGAGTGGAGAAGATGGGGAGGATGA
- the LOC142050790 gene encoding uncharacterized protein LOC142050790 — MALRGLAVAFLLVLAPLLLAWGQKEPGPKTQRGAREAETCQRPWWDSRLRLAPDQENYKKDEEVMLSCPEGFQPSFTHIKCSSEVHSNSYGKPAYREVWHGRDSSGRWIRIQSDVRCMEVLQVLPGTLEISSTTIKLNWTCRLPDTCQHIWSRCRLEEPSSPPCEAEEVKGEEMLHGQEGTFTCPPLQPFTVYSVTISLPPSTILYTRLLRTKETVPDKPEKLWLDPSTGSLRWQALPSCKGEIIGYQLNITARRAHDGSFLEFKQVLVNQSVTQYTPPRQLPGSKYTVTVQGLTVAGAGAASLLEFQAYISGILWFVLSRKRKALPSKAEEDHYTELQPYENLDNYCVVKETLLAGKGGQAGQLLPQPLPVLESLEDSHSNEGEEMGWTSEAQC; from the exons ATGGCCCTGCGAGGGCTTGCTGTGGCCTTTCTCCTGGTCCTTGCCCCTCTGCTGCTTGCATGGGGACAGAAGGAGCCTGGTCCTAAAACCCAGCGGGGAGCCAGAGAAGCAG AAACCTGCCAAAGGCCCTGGTGGGACTCAAGACTCCGGCTGGCACCAGACCAGGAGAATTACAAGAAGGATGAAGAAGTGATGCTGAGCTGCCCTGAGGGTTTCCAGCCATCCTTCACCCACATCAAATGTTCAAGCGAAGTCCATTCCAACAGCTATGGGAAACCTGCATACAGGGAAGTTTGGCACGGAAGGGACAGCAGCGGCAGATGGATCCGCATTCAGTCCGACGTGAGGTGCATGG AGGTCCTCCAGGTCCTCCCTGGGACCCTGGAGATTTCCAGCACCACCATCAAACTGAACTGGACTTGCAGGCTCCCTGACACCTGCCAGCACATTTGGTCCAGGTGTCGGCTGGAagagccttcctcccctccctgtgAGGCTGAGGAGGTGAAGGGAGAGGAGATGCTACATGGCCAGGAGGGAACATTCACCTGCCCGCCTCTGCAGCCCTTCACTGTCTACAGTGTCACCATTTCCCTGCCACCCAGCACGATCCTGTACACACGGCTTCTCAGGACAAAGGAAACAG TGCCCGACAAaccagagaagctgtggctgGATCCCAGCACCGGGTCCCTCCGGTGGCAGGCGCTGCCCTCCTGCAAAGGGGAGATCATTGGATACCAG CTGAACATCACAGCCAGGAGAGCGCACGATGGCAGCTTCCTTGAATTCAAGCAGGTGTTGGTGAACCAGTCTGTCACTCAGTACACGCCACCTCGTCAGTTGCCTGGAAGCAAATATACAGTCACAGTGCAGGGCCTTACggtggctggtgctggggctgcatCACTGCTGGAATTTCAAGCCTATATCTCAG GGATCCTGTGGTTTGTGCTGTCCAG GAAAAGGAAGGCCTTGCCAAGCAAAGCCGAGGAGGATCATTACACAG AGCTCCAGCCCTATGAGAACCTGGATAATTACTGCGTGGTCAAGGAGACTCTTCTGGCAG GTAAAGGTGGCCAGGCTGGACAGCTGTTGCCCCAGCCCTTGCCTGTCCTGGAGTCCTTGGAAGACAGTCATAGCAATgagggagaggagatggggtGGACATCCGAGGCTCAGTGCTGA
- the LOC142050284 gene encoding uncharacterized protein LOC142050284 isoform X2 has translation MTLQLLAPSFLLVFVSLLAAQGQEEPDPKVQAEPSETETCQRPWWDSRLRLAPDKENYKKDEEVMLSCPEGFQPSFTHIKCSSEVHSISHGKPVYREVWRRRDSSGRWIRIQSDVRCMEVLQVLPGTLEISSTTIKLNWTCRLPDTCQRMRATCRLAGPSSPPCEAEEVKGEEMLHGQEGTFTCPPLQPFTVYSVTISLPPSTVLFTWLVRTKETVPDKPEKLWLDPSTGSLRWQALPSCKGEIIGYQLNITTRSTRDGRFLEMERLRLSGSVTEHPLPEHSPGSSYVVAMQGLTAAGAGAASLWEFQTKSSDTPHPLNPSCRSVRDISPSQGTAVLPLHPIARPSQEAREHQLIVAATHNGTAVEGACLGDPQSFNASLQPDTYTAAVLNLTAPTDFVLGDGTRGQGYHNAALQPGSNYTALLRLVRRSQQAEKFTCVCYSFSLVSGQPPGPWRGTVVGVFVLLVLLLLSAGILWFVLSRRRKSFPSNAKEVN, from the exons ATGACCCTGCAGTTACTGGCTCCAAGCTTTCTCCTGGTGTTTGTAtctctgctggcagcacaggGCCAGGAAGAACCTGATCCCAAGGTCCAAGCAGAGCCTTCAGAAACAG AAACCTGCCAAAGGCCCTGGTGGGACTCAAGACTCCGGCTGGCACCAGACAAGGAGAATTACAAGAAGGATGAAGAAGTGATGCTGAGCTGCCCTGAGGGTTTCCAGCCATCCTTCACCCACATCAAATGTTCAAGCGAAGTCCATTCCATCAGCCATGGGAAACCTGTATACAGGGAAGTTTGGCGTAGAAGGGACAGCAGCGGCAGATGGATCCGCATTCAGTCCGACGTGAGGTGCATGG AGGTCCTCCAGGTCCTCCCTGGGACCCTGGAGATTTCCAGCACCACCATCAAACTGAACTGGACGTGCAGGCTCCCTGACACCTGCCAGCGCATGCGGGCCACGTGCCGTCTGGCAgggccttcctcccctccctgtgAGGCTGAGGAGGTGAAGGGAGAGGAGATGCTGCATGGCCAGGAGGGAACATTCACCTGCCCGCCTCTGCAGCCCTTCACTGTCTACAGTGTCACCATCTCCCTGCCACCCAGCACGGTCCTTTTCACATGGTTGGTCAGGACAAAGGAAACAG TGCCCGACAAaccagagaagctgtggctgGATCCCAGCACAGGGTCCCTCCGGTGGCAGGCGCTGCCCTCCTGCAAAGGGGAGATCATTGGATACCAG CTGAACATCACGACGAGGAGCACACGGGACGGCCGCTTCCTGGAGATGGAGCGGCTGCGGCTCAGCGGCTCCGTCACGGAGCACCCGCTGCCTGAGCACAGCCCCGGCAGCAGCTACGTGGTGGCGATGCAGGGACTCACGGCTGCCGGAGCTGGGGCTGCATCGCTGTGGGAGTTTCAGACCAAGAGTTCAG ACACCCCACACCCTCTCAACCCCAGCTGTCGCAGCGTCCGCGACATCTCCCCGTCTCAAGGGACAGCCGtgcttcccctccaccccatcGCCCGACCCTCCCAGGAGGCGAG GGAGCACCAGCTCATCGTGGCTGCGACGCACAACGGCACAGCGGTGGAAGGCGCCTGCCTGGGGGATCCGCAGTCCTTCAACGCCAGCCTGCAGCCCGACACCTACACGGCCGCCGTGCTCAACCTCACCGCCCCCACAGACTTTGTGCTGGGTGACGGGACCCGCGGGCAGGGTTACCACAATGCTGCCCTCCAGCCGGGCTCAAACTACACGGCCCTTCTCCGCCTCGTCCGCCGCTCACAGCAG GCAGAGAAGTTCACCTGTGTGTGCTACAGCTTCTCTCTTG TTTCAGGGCAGCCTCCGGGCCCATGGCGTGGGACTGTGGTTGGTGTTTTTGTGCTGTTGgtgctcctcctcctttctgcaggGATCCTGTGGTTCGTGCTTTCCAG gagAAGGAAGTCTTTCCCCAGCAATGCCAAGGAGGTTAATTAA